From the Astyanax mexicanus isolate ESR-SI-001 chromosome 9, AstMex3_surface, whole genome shotgun sequence genome, one window contains:
- the nutf2 gene encoding nuclear transport factor 2 isoform X1, translated as MGDKPIWEQIGSSFVQHYYQLFDTDRTQLGSIYIDASCLTWEGQQFQGKAAIVEKLSSLPFTKIAHSITAQDHQPTPDSCILSMVVGQLKADEDQVLGFQQTFLLKHYSNAWVCTNEVFRLALHNL; from the exons ATGGGAGACAAGCCGATTTGGGAACAAATAGGATCCAGCTTTGTGCAACATTACTATCAACTGTTTGACACAGACAGAACACAGCTTGGATCAATATAT ATTGATGCATCATGCCTTACATGGGAAGGACAGCAATTCCAGGGAAAAGCAGCGATTGTTGAAAAACTCTCT AGCCTGCCCTTCACAAAAATAGCCCACAGCATAACAGCACAAGATCACCAGCCCACTCCTGACAGCTGCATATTGAGTATGGTAGTAGGACAACTAAAA gctgATGAGGACCAGGTGCTGGGCTTCCAACAGACCTTTCTGCTGAAACATTACAGCAATGCCTGGGTGTGCACCAATGAGGTCTTCAGGCTTGCCCTGCACAACCTTTGA
- the nutf2 gene encoding nuclear transport factor 2 isoform X2 has protein sequence MGDKPIWEQIGSSFVQHYYQLFDTDRTQLGSIYIDASCLTWEGQQFQGKAAIVEKLSSLPFTKIAHSITAQDHQPTPDSCILSMVVGQLKADDDPIMGFHQSFILKNINEAWVCTNDMFRLAIHNFG, from the exons ATGGGAGACAAGCCGATTTGGGAACAAATAGGATCCAGCTTTGTGCAACATTACTATCAACTGTTTGACACAGACAGAACACAGCTTGGATCAATATAT ATTGATGCATCATGCCTTACATGGGAAGGACAGCAATTCCAGGGAAAAGCAGCGATTGTTGAAAAACTCTCT AGCCTGCCCTTCACAAAAATAGCCCACAGCATAACAGCACAAGATCACCAGCCCACTCCTGACAGCTGCATATTGAGTATGGTAGTAGGACAACTAAAA GCAGATGATGACCCAATCATGGGATTCCATCAGAGCTTCATCCTGAAGAACATTAATGAGGCGTGGGTGTGCACCAATGACATGTTCCGTCTGGCGATACACAACTTTGGCTAA